A genomic window from Sulfurimonas paralvinellae includes:
- a CDS encoding efflux RND transporter permease subunit, producing the protein MIRKFIEFAIEKPLLNHILLIFIFMLSIFAYINIPKEIFPPMNMDKITIKGGYAGTSADILDKMVVQSIEDDLQNIDELDTIKSSIKNGSFLISAEIKPGSDNILVLNDVKDVVSGVKKDLPADMNEPVAKIKTHAFPLVLIALSGDVSKEELLERADELKSELSKFKDLSDITIRGDADEELDISLNYPKIKAYGLNSSQVVSAISNISSIFPIGTIKQKAHHLYISTNNGEKSREKIADTIIHVGSVKLRIGDIADVAFKLSDSAELSHYNGIRNVSINVTKSKNGNAIALVKDIRKLLKEQKLKHPKLNYSIYTDTSVWIKNRLNVVFSNIVFGLMLVFLAMLIFINRGIAFVVALGIPVSFMIGLIVTEILGDSLNMLSLLGALIALGMLVDEAIVVAENIYRHLEEGMDRKEAVINGAAEMFPAVLTATLTTVFAFLPMLLMTGEMGMFIKIIPIMITVLLLSSLFEAFYFLPLHAHDFLKVSREGSFTKRFWDKMYVWYSKGLHFFFKRKVLSLLFITSAILALEFVMIKHAKFQLFPDFDNTQVYVYGKVNINNELKDTEKVVTKLENIILKHIDKNNVSSVTSVIGFKMDAKNRAELGENMFHIFIDLHERAPENFFDKYISPHLSIEYDPKVQTRTKDAKEIAEEIKKSLAGIREAKDAKSQKLFEELVVKVPGAGVIAHDVEIGLSSKNDESVVPYLKQLEKKLSSIQGVFNISDDATPGEKELKLRVNRYGQELGFNEGIVSNVLRAYYLKGEYGKLFNKSGLIRIRLESKLDSEIDSLNNLELQVPSSKQYVKLKDICDFKYKQGYVTLKKEDGKRVRSLFASTDKKIITSSELMQQIEPLLKEFKKKGMIVEIKGEEKENNKNKKEMMQSALIAIFLIFITLVWLFDSIKKSLIVISTIPLVLLGVFVGHWLMGLNLTMPGLIGIVGLAGVVVNDGLIMVDFIKKAKDTEELMRRAQTRLRPILLTSLTTVLGLLTLIFFASGQAKILQPMAVSLGYGIAWATVLNLLYVPLLYAVVYKIKVPKN; encoded by the coding sequence TTGATTCGTAAATTTATAGAGTTTGCTATAGAAAAGCCACTACTCAATCATATTTTGTTGATCTTTATCTTTATGCTTTCCATTTTTGCCTATATTAATATTCCAAAAGAGATCTTCCCTCCGATGAATATGGACAAGATCACTATTAAAGGCGGCTATGCAGGGACATCGGCTGATATTTTGGATAAGATGGTTGTACAGAGCATCGAGGATGATCTGCAAAATATCGATGAACTTGACACAATCAAAAGCAGTATTAAAAACGGCTCTTTTCTTATTTCTGCAGAGATAAAACCAGGTTCTGATAATATCTTGGTCTTAAATGATGTCAAAGATGTTGTCAGCGGTGTCAAAAAAGATCTGCCTGCAGATATGAATGAGCCTGTCGCTAAAATTAAAACACACGCTTTTCCTCTTGTACTTATTGCACTTTCAGGCGATGTATCCAAAGAAGAACTGCTTGAGCGTGCAGACGAACTTAAAAGTGAACTCTCTAAATTTAAAGATCTCAGTGATATTACCATTCGCGGTGATGCTGATGAAGAACTGGATATCTCTTTAAACTATCCCAAGATAAAAGCGTATGGCCTGAACTCTTCACAGGTAGTATCTGCCATCAGTAACATCAGCTCTATTTTTCCTATTGGGACGATTAAACAAAAAGCACATCATCTTTATATCTCTACGAACAACGGTGAAAAAAGTAGAGAAAAAATTGCCGATACCATCATCCATGTCGGTAGTGTAAAACTTCGTATCGGAGATATTGCCGATGTGGCATTTAAACTTAGTGATTCGGCAGAACTTTCTCATTACAATGGTATCAGAAATGTTTCCATCAATGTTACAAAAAGTAAAAACGGTAATGCAATAGCACTTGTAAAAGATATTCGTAAACTTTTAAAAGAGCAGAAGCTGAAACATCCTAAACTCAACTATAGTATCTACACAGATACTTCTGTCTGGATCAAGAATCGTCTGAATGTCGTCTTTTCAAATATTGTCTTTGGATTGATGCTTGTTTTTTTGGCAATGCTGATCTTTATCAATCGTGGTATCGCTTTTGTCGTGGCCTTAGGGATTCCAGTAAGCTTTATGATAGGGCTCATAGTAACGGAAATTTTGGGTGATAGTCTCAATATGCTCTCACTTTTGGGTGCGCTTATTGCACTGGGTATGCTGGTGGATGAAGCAATTGTTGTCGCTGAGAATATCTATAGACATCTTGAAGAGGGAATGGATAGAAAAGAGGCTGTTATCAACGGGGCAGCGGAAATGTTTCCGGCAGTCCTCACGGCAACATTGACAACTGTTTTTGCCTTTTTACCAATGCTTTTGATGACAGGGGAGATGGGGATGTTTATAAAAATCATCCCTATTATGATTACGGTTCTGCTTCTCTCTTCTCTTTTTGAAGCGTTTTATTTCTTGCCGCTGCATGCACATGACTTTTTGAAAGTCTCACGTGAGGGGAGTTTTACAAAAAGATTCTGGGATAAAATGTATGTGTGGTACTCCAAAGGACTGCATTTTTTCTTCAAACGTAAAGTTCTCTCTTTACTTTTTATAACGAGTGCCATACTCGCTTTGGAATTTGTAATGATAAAACATGCAAAATTTCAGCTCTTTCCTGATTTTGACAATACACAGGTATATGTTTATGGAAAGGTAAACATTAACAATGAACTCAAAGATACTGAAAAAGTGGTCACAAAACTTGAGAATATCATTCTCAAACATATCGACAAGAACAATGTCTCTTCGGTAACTTCAGTCATAGGTTTTAAAATGGATGCCAAGAACAGAGCTGAACTTGGTGAAAATATGTTTCATATCTTTATTGACCTGCATGAACGTGCACCTGAAAACTTTTTTGATAAATACATAAGTCCTCATCTTTCTATAGAGTATGATCCAAAAGTGCAGACAAGAACAAAAGATGCAAAAGAGATAGCAGAGGAGATTAAAAAATCACTTGCAGGCATACGTGAGGCGAAGGATGCGAAATCACAAAAGCTTTTTGAAGAATTGGTTGTTAAAGTACCTGGTGCAGGTGTGATTGCCCATGATGTTGAGATAGGTTTAAGTTCTAAAAATGATGAAAGTGTTGTTCCTTATCTTAAGCAGTTAGAGAAAAAACTCTCTTCAATACAAGGTGTTTTCAATATTTCTGATGATGCAACTCCTGGAGAAAAAGAGCTCAAACTCCGAGTCAATAGATACGGGCAGGAGTTGGGCTTTAACGAAGGAATCGTATCGAATGTACTTCGCGCCTATTATCTTAAAGGTGAATACGGTAAACTTTTTAACAAGTCAGGACTCATTAGAATCCGTTTGGAAAGTAAGCTTGACAGTGAGATCGATTCATTGAACAACCTTGAACTGCAGGTACCTTCATCTAAGCAGTATGTAAAACTCAAAGATATTTGTGATTTTAAATATAAACAGGGTTATGTAACGCTGAAAAAAGAGGACGGCAAGCGTGTTCGCAGTCTTTTTGCTTCTACAGATAAAAAGATCATAACATCTTCTGAACTTATGCAGCAGATAGAACCGCTGCTTAAAGAGTTCAAGAAAAAAGGCATGATCGTTGAGATAAAGGGTGAAGAGAAAGAGAACAATAAAAATAAAAAAGAGATGATGCAGTCTGCACTTATTGCAATATTTTTAATTTTTATTACTTTGGTATGGCTGTTTGATTCTATAAAGAAATCTTTAATTGTTATCAGTACAATACCGCTTGTATTACTTGGTGTTTTTGTAGGGCATTGGCTGATGGGACTTAACCTTACAATGCCGGGACTCATAGGAATAGTAGGACTGGCAGGAGTTGTCGTCAACGATGGACTGATCATGGTTGACTTTATCAAAAAAGCAAAAGATACGGAAGAGTTGATGCGACGGGCACAGACACGTCTGCGACCGATTCTTTTGACATCTTTGACAACGGTACTCGGATTGTTGACATTGATATTTTTTGCTTCAGGGCAGGCAAAGATTCTGCAGCCTATGGCAGTCTCTCTTGGTTACGGTATAGCATGGGCAACAGTGTTAAATCTACTCTATGTTCCACTGCTGTATGCTGTAGTCTATAAGATAAAAGTACCAAAAAATTAA
- a CDS encoding HesA/MoeB/ThiF family protein, which produces MMQYFHRQVQLWGEETQSSLQDKKIAIIGSGGLGSSLAFALGATGIGEIHMVDFDEVSLHNIHRQIAFKMGDEGKNKALINAHIIEERCPYAKAIAHEMNFEEWSKLDINVDLILDATDNLPTRAEINAYAKAKNLPWVYGSVEAFHGQVAFIDKSSFSDSFKIIKKTPAGIAAPIVMHIASLQANLALRFLAKQSVKKDLLYYLFFNDEGELVTQKFGLPKAD; this is translated from the coding sequence ATGATGCAATACTTCCATAGACAGGTTCAACTTTGGGGTGAAGAGACACAGTCTTCCCTGCAAGATAAAAAAATTGCCATTATCGGTTCAGGCGGACTTGGTTCCTCACTCGCTTTTGCTCTTGGTGCAACGGGAATCGGAGAGATTCACATGGTGGACTTCGATGAAGTAAGTCTTCATAATATTCATCGACAGATTGCCTTTAAAATGGGTGATGAAGGAAAGAATAAAGCCCTCATCAATGCCCATATCATAGAAGAGCGCTGCCCTTATGCCAAAGCAATCGCACATGAGATGAACTTTGAAGAGTGGAGCAAGCTGGACATTAACGTTGATCTTATTCTTGATGCGACAGACAATCTTCCTACACGCGCAGAGATAAACGCTTATGCAAAAGCCAAAAATCTCCCATGGGTCTACGGCAGTGTAGAAGCCTTTCACGGACAGGTTGCTTTCATTGATAAGTCATCATTTTCTGACTCATTCAAGATTATCAAAAAAACACCAGCTGGAATCGCCGCACCTATCGTTATGCATATAGCATCCCTGCAGGCAAATTTAGCACTGCGATTTTTAGCAAAGCAAAGCGTTAAAAAGGATCTGCTCTATTATCTGTTTTTTAATGATGAAGGAGAATTAGTCACGCAAAAGTTTGGATTGCCAAAGGCTGATTGA
- a CDS encoding carbon-nitrogen hydrolase family protein, translating to MRAAVLQLSSQGMSSTKLYNYIRIASKKGVKALLLGEYILNPFFKELQSMSLSMIKEQASHQIKMLKELSSTYNMTIIAPLVIVKKKQVYKTIAKFSPASTAYYEQQILINYAHWNEEKFFANEIKPLQSPLVFKLDGFKFAVISGFELHFDAIFEKLDSKNIDCILVPSVSTFESYERWKALISARAFTHNCYILRANRIGEYKDNEYTWSFYGDSILVDPNGELLTHLGNTEELMIVDMQHSDVISSRRTWGFKEAINKRVL from the coding sequence ATGCGTGCAGCCGTCCTACAACTCAGCTCACAAGGCATGAGTTCCACAAAACTCTACAACTACATTCGCATAGCCAGTAAAAAAGGTGTAAAAGCTCTTCTTTTAGGTGAGTATATTCTCAACCCGTTTTTCAAAGAACTGCAGTCTATGTCTCTAAGCATGATAAAAGAGCAGGCATCCCATCAAATCAAGATGCTCAAAGAGCTCTCATCTACCTATAATATGACAATTATAGCACCACTTGTCATTGTCAAAAAAAAGCAGGTCTATAAGACTATTGCTAAATTTTCTCCGGCTTCAACCGCTTACTATGAGCAGCAGATTCTCATCAACTATGCCCATTGGAATGAAGAGAAGTTCTTTGCAAATGAAATTAAACCGCTGCAGTCTCCCCTGGTTTTTAAACTAGACGGCTTTAAATTCGCAGTCATCAGTGGATTTGAGCTTCACTTTGATGCCATTTTTGAAAAACTCGACAGTAAAAACATTGACTGCATATTAGTGCCGAGTGTTTCTACCTTTGAATCATATGAGCGATGGAAAGCACTTATCTCCGCGCGGGCATTCACACACAACTGCTATATCCTTCGGGCAAATAGAATAGGGGAATATAAAGACAATGAATACACATGGAGTTTTTATGGTGATTCCATCTTAGTTGATCCAAATGGAGAACTTCTCACGCATTTAGGAAATACAGAAGAGTTGATGATAGTCGATATGCAGCACTCTGATGTCATCAGCTCACGCAGAACCTGGGGATTTAAAGAAGCAATAAATAAAAGAGTGTTATAA
- the xseB gene encoding exodeoxyribonuclease VII small subunit, producing the protein MAKEQFETKLENAKKILETLMKPEITLEDSVKAYEQGMKELNEAQKMLEDAVIKIQEIKAS; encoded by the coding sequence ATGGCTAAAGAACAATTTGAAACAAAACTCGAAAATGCAAAGAAGATACTTGAAACCCTCATGAAACCGGAGATTACACTTGAAGATAGTGTCAAAGCTTATGAGCAGGGGATGAAAGAGTTGAACGAAGCACAAAAAATGCTCGAAGATGCCGTCATCAAAATCCAAGAGATAAAAGCTTCTTAA
- the metX gene encoding homoserine O-acetyltransferase MetX: MSLNLQTYTEHFTNPLYLESGRILEPYDITYETYGELNEDKSNVVVVCHALTGSHHAAGTYEGETKSGWWDGLIGPNKAIDTDKYFVICSNVIGSCFGSTGPMSPQHPHQEPYRYKFPVVSIKDMVKAQRILFDRLDIHRVHAIIGGSMGGMQALQFAIHYPNFANKIIAMAATHATQPWAIAFNKVAQEAILKDPDFKQGYYDPEIIKEQGLAGMAIGRMAGHISFLSPESMREKFGRDYKLTDGLYELFGKFQVESYLEYNGYNFTKWFDPLTYLYITKAINIYDLSRGFDSLREALKRVTAKMHLISFKNDILFKNFEMLEIADEFKNIGNTNYDYIDIESDYGHDAFLVELEKFESYVKDTLDG, encoded by the coding sequence TTGAGCCTGAACCTGCAGACATACACAGAACATTTTACCAATCCACTCTACCTTGAGAGTGGACGTATATTAGAGCCTTATGACATCACCTATGAAACATATGGTGAGCTCAATGAGGACAAAAGTAATGTAGTCGTTGTCTGCCATGCACTTACAGGAAGTCATCATGCTGCTGGAACTTACGAAGGTGAAACTAAATCCGGCTGGTGGGATGGCCTCATCGGTCCAAATAAAGCTATCGATACAGACAAATATTTTGTAATCTGCTCCAATGTAATAGGCAGCTGCTTTGGTTCAACCGGACCAATGTCACCACAACATCCGCATCAAGAACCCTATCGCTATAAGTTTCCGGTAGTGAGTATCAAAGATATGGTAAAAGCACAGCGAATACTCTTTGACAGACTCGATATTCATAGGGTTCACGCAATCATCGGCGGTAGTATGGGCGGTATGCAGGCACTTCAATTTGCTATTCATTACCCTAACTTTGCAAACAAGATCATAGCCATGGCCGCAACACATGCAACACAGCCTTGGGCGATCGCTTTTAACAAGGTAGCGCAAGAAGCAATACTCAAAGATCCTGATTTCAAACAGGGCTATTATGACCCTGAAATCATTAAAGAACAGGGATTGGCCGGTATGGCAATTGGACGTATGGCCGGTCATATCAGTTTCTTATCACCTGAATCCATGCGTGAAAAATTTGGCAGAGATTATAAGCTGACAGACGGGCTGTATGAACTTTTCGGAAAATTTCAGGTAGAGTCATATCTCGAGTATAACGGCTATAACTTTACAAAATGGTTTGATCCCCTTACCTATCTTTACATCACAAAAGCGATCAACATCTATGATCTCTCACGTGGTTTTGATTCACTGCGTGAAGCGCTTAAACGTGTCACAGCAAAGATGCATCTTATTAGTTTTAAAAATGATATACTCTTTAAAAATTTCGAGATGTTAGAGATTGCCGATGAGTTTAAAAATATCGGTAATACCAACTATGATTATATTGACATAGAAAGTGACTACGGACATGATGCCTTTCTTGTGGAACTTGAAAAATTTGAATCTTATGTGAAGGATACACTCGATGGCTAA
- a CDS encoding O-acetylhomoserine aminocarboxypropyltransferase/cysteine synthase family protein: MDLQTLALHAGYEKDSQGTMAVPIYQTTAYEFRDVEHAANLFALKELGNIYTRLNNPTTDVFEKRFATLEGGEAALATSSGMSAIFYAFANAAEVGDNIVCAKQLYGGSLTQVAHTLKRFGIEARFFDVHNPLELEQLIDEKTKVIFFESLTNPSIDVADIEALTEIANAHNILTVVDNTVATPVLCRPFEWGADITVHSASKYTTGQGLAIGGILVERKGLNDKLKDNPLYAHFNEPDASYHGLVYTQTGLPAFTLRARLSLLRDLGAVVSPFNSWLFIQGMEHLALRMKEHSRNALMLAEFLESHPKVKKVNYPGLQSNANFKNAQKYFTDGLCSGLLSFEVASLEEAEKIVNATKLYSLVVNIGDSKSIITHPASTTHQQLSHEELIACGVPEGLIRISCGLESAKDLIDDIAQALDA, encoded by the coding sequence ATGGATTTACAAACACTCGCTCTTCATGCAGGTTATGAAAAAGATTCTCAAGGAACAATGGCCGTACCTATATACCAGACAACAGCCTACGAATTCCGTGATGTAGAACACGCGGCAAATCTATTTGCTCTCAAAGAGCTTGGCAACATCTACACACGTCTGAACAATCCGACCACTGATGTCTTTGAAAAAAGATTTGCCACACTCGAAGGAGGCGAAGCCGCACTTGCCACATCATCAGGCATGAGTGCCATCTTTTACGCTTTTGCAAATGCAGCTGAAGTCGGTGACAACATTGTCTGTGCAAAACAACTCTACGGCGGTAGCCTCACGCAAGTTGCCCATACACTCAAACGTTTTGGCATTGAAGCAAGATTTTTCGATGTGCACAACCCTCTTGAACTTGAACAGCTCATCGATGAAAAGACAAAAGTGATCTTTTTCGAATCTTTAACAAATCCAAGCATTGACGTTGCAGATATTGAAGCCTTGACAGAAATAGCCAATGCACACAATATTTTGACAGTTGTTGATAACACAGTTGCAACACCTGTACTCTGCCGTCCTTTTGAATGGGGAGCGGACATTACTGTACACAGTGCTTCAAAATACACAACAGGACAGGGTCTTGCCATCGGCGGTATTTTAGTTGAGCGTAAAGGTTTAAATGATAAGCTCAAAGACAATCCTCTCTACGCTCATTTTAATGAACCAGATGCGTCATATCATGGTCTGGTATATACACAAACAGGACTGCCTGCATTTACTTTACGTGCACGCCTTTCACTCCTGCGTGACCTTGGTGCTGTCGTTTCTCCATTTAACTCCTGGCTCTTTATTCAGGGTATGGAACATTTAGCTCTTCGTATGAAAGAGCACTCACGCAATGCACTGATGCTAGCAGAGTTTTTAGAATCCCATCCGAAAGTCAAGAAAGTCAACTATCCAGGTCTGCAAAGCAATGCAAATTTTAAAAATGCTCAAAAATACTTTACTGACGGACTTTGTAGCGGACTGCTCAGTTTTGAAGTAGCAAGTCTTGAAGAAGCAGAAAAAATCGTCAATGCAACGAAACTCTACTCTTTGGTTGTCAACATTGGAGACTCAAAATCTATCATCACGCATCCCGCTTCCACTACACACCAGCAGCTTTCTCATGAAGAGCTCATTGCCTGTGGTGTACCGGAAGGACTCATTAGAATCTCATGCGGATTAGAGAGTGCAAAAGATCTCATTGATGATATTGCACAGGCACTTGACGCGTAA
- a CDS encoding YebC/PmpR family DNA-binding transcriptional regulator, with amino-acid sequence MGRAFEYRKASKLKRWGAMSKLFPKLGKVITMAAKEGGMDPDLNPKLRTAILNAKAENMPKDNIDAAIKRAAAKDSADMKEVNFEGKAPHGVLLFIECATDNNTRTVANVKSILNKNGGEMLTNGSLEFMFSRKAIFEFNLKDDMDLEELELELIDAGLEEIEEEEGVVLATADYTSFGTMTEALENLGVEITKATLERIANTPIEISEADHADVDKILERLDDDEDVQKVYTNLA; translated from the coding sequence ATGGGTAGAGCCTTTGAATATAGAAAAGCATCAAAACTAAAACGATGGGGAGCGATGTCCAAGCTGTTCCCTAAACTTGGAAAAGTTATCACAATGGCGGCAAAAGAGGGCGGGATGGATCCTGACCTTAATCCAAAACTTCGAACGGCGATTTTAAATGCAAAAGCTGAGAATATGCCTAAGGACAATATCGATGCAGCGATAAAACGTGCTGCAGCAAAAGACAGTGCTGATATGAAAGAGGTGAACTTTGAAGGTAAAGCACCGCATGGTGTTCTTCTTTTCATCGAATGTGCAACAGATAACAATACACGTACCGTTGCCAATGTAAAGAGTATCTTAAACAAGAACGGCGGTGAGATGCTTACGAACGGTTCATTGGAATTTATGTTCTCACGCAAAGCAATCTTTGAATTTAATCTAAAAGATGATATGGATCTTGAAGAACTTGAACTTGAACTTATTGATGCCGGACTTGAAGAGATAGAAGAGGAAGAAGGTGTTGTCCTTGCAACAGCTGACTATACATCTTTTGGTACTATGACAGAAGCACTTGAAAATCTTGGTGTCGAGATCACAAAAGCGACATTGGAAAGAATTGCAAACACGCCGATAGAAATCAGTGAAGCAGACCATGCCGATGTCGATAAAATATTAGAACGTTTGGATGACGATGAGGATGTGCAAAAAGTCTATACAAACTTAGCATAA
- a CDS encoding IMPACT family protein: MLTLKEHFTTTLEVKQSKFIAHLIPFNFYETTLKALKLEHPKARHFVTAYRYLNEYNQIVEHSSDDGEPKGTSGKPSLMVLQGKDLINVAVVIVRYFGGTKLGTGGLVRAYSDAVNLAIESAEFVEYKQEIVKTIELPYSDVRFIDYECEVFEITVEEKLFDTNVIYKIKASQENMDNFLKKVKRTVKIL; the protein is encoded by the coding sequence ATGCTGACTTTAAAAGAGCATTTCACGACAACGCTCGAGGTGAAGCAATCAAAATTCATTGCTCACCTTATTCCATTTAACTTTTATGAAACTACGTTAAAAGCACTTAAACTCGAACATCCAAAAGCAAGACATTTTGTGACAGCCTACAGATACCTCAATGAATACAATCAGATAGTTGAACATTCAAGTGATGATGGTGAGCCGAAAGGAACATCAGGAAAGCCTTCTCTTATGGTATTGCAAGGCAAAGACTTGATAAATGTCGCCGTTGTAATCGTGCGCTATTTTGGAGGCACAAAACTGGGCACCGGTGGATTGGTCAGAGCTTACAGCGATGCCGTCAATCTTGCCATAGAGAGTGCAGAATTTGTAGAATATAAACAAGAGATAGTAAAAACGATAGAACTACCTTACAGTGATGTGCGTTTTATTGATTATGAATGTGAGGTATTTGAGATTACGGTAGAAGAAAAGTTGTTTGATACAAACGTTATATACAAAATAAAAGCATCGCAGGAAAATATGGATAATTTCTTAAAAAAAGTAAAACGAACAGTAAAAATTTTATGA
- a CDS encoding type II secretion system F family protein, which translates to MKYFLVTVLTKGKKEKIGLYAEDKKEANSYAKLKLSGIIIKVEEAAEPLEDKFKRIKNDLLKNIKKRKIKPDALIAAIRQLAVMTNAGISIHDSLSEIANATTDEALETVFSKVADDINSGHSLSSAMENFRFEVGNLVIAMIQLGEKTGNLDEALYSLADMLEEIRANVIKFKKAMAYPRNVMIAMAIAFTILISYVVPQFKAIFEELHAQLPLPTIILLKLEYLFNNFGPYLLAGIAIFYFVFNYMITNYEDIRYKWHQLLLRTYLIKNIIKFSTLSRFTLVFSELIRAGIPIAEALDTAIDMIDNLPLKRKLQSVILTVEKGGALNKGLEETGLFENMILQMVRAGEDSGTLDTMIQKVAEYYKMRFDAIIDGLSEAIEPIMLLIIASMVILLALGIFLPMWDMGNAVQGRQ; encoded by the coding sequence ATGAAGTATTTTCTAGTAACGGTATTAACCAAAGGTAAAAAAGAAAAGATCGGCTTATATGCTGAAGACAAGAAAGAAGCCAATAGTTACGCTAAGCTAAAGCTATCCGGTATTATCATTAAAGTGGAAGAAGCTGCTGAACCACTGGAAGACAAATTTAAGAGAATAAAAAACGATCTTTTAAAAAACATCAAAAAAAGAAAGATAAAGCCTGATGCACTTATTGCCGCGATCAGACAACTTGCTGTTATGACAAATGCCGGTATATCCATTCATGATTCACTGAGTGAGATTGCAAATGCCACAACAGATGAAGCTTTAGAAACTGTTTTTTCCAAAGTGGCCGATGATATCAACTCCGGTCATTCACTTTCTTCAGCAATGGAAAACTTTCGCTTTGAGGTTGGAAACCTTGTTATTGCCATGATCCAACTTGGAGAAAAAACAGGTAATCTTGATGAAGCACTCTACTCTCTGGCAGATATGCTTGAAGAGATTCGTGCCAATGTCATTAAATTTAAAAAAGCCATGGCTTATCCGAGAAATGTTATGATTGCTATGGCTATTGCTTTTACAATCCTTATCTCTTATGTTGTTCCGCAGTTTAAAGCAATTTTTGAAGAACTTCATGCCCAACTGCCATTACCGACAATCATCCTTCTAAAACTTGAATATCTCTTTAATAACTTCGGACCTTATCTGTTAGCCGGAATTGCCATTTTTTATTTTGTCTTTAACTATATGATTACAAATTATGAAGATATCAGATACAAATGGCATCAGTTGTTGCTAAGAACGTATTTGATCAAAAACATTATCAAATTCTCGACGCTCAGTCGTTTTACTCTGGTTTTTTCCGAGCTGATTCGTGCCGGTATTCCTATTGCAGAAGCTCTTGATACGGCTATTGATATGATAGACAACCTGCCGTTAAAAAGAAAACTGCAGTCTGTTATTTTAACAGTTGAGAAAGGTGGAGCACTCAATAAAGGACTTGAGGAGACAGGGCTGTTTGAGAATATGATTCTTCAAATGGTGCGTGCCGGAGAGGACAGTGGTACACTTGACACTATGATTCAAAAAGTTGCAGAGTACTATAAAATGCGCTTCGATGCTATTATTGATGGTCTTAGTGAAGCAATTGAGCCTATTATGCTTCTTATTATCGCTTCTATGGTTATTCTGCTTGCACTTGGTATATTCTTGCCTATGTGGGATATGGGTAATGCCGTCCAAGGCCGCCAGTAA